In Methanothermus fervidus DSM 2088, a single genomic region encodes these proteins:
- a CDS encoding Protein of unknown function DUF509 (COGs: COG1617 conserved hypothetical protein~InterPro IPR007510~KEGG: mth:MTH722 hypothetical protein~PFAM: Protein of unknown function DUF509~SPTR: O26818 Conserved protein~PFAM: Kinase binding protein CGI-121) gives MRMKILGLKGKIEDIDAAIEKIKKYDCVIQLMDARAIGGKRHVKHAVIHALNAMKRNENIANDLGIEICVRTAGERQISKALDIVGIKDDTEEFCAVFLGCDEDIIEEFIKDFGFEKNNEVLKPNESYLKKLYNLGKEVEVVGVENALIERTTLLTIEV, from the coding sequence ATGAGAATGAAAATATTAGGGCTTAAAGGTAAAATTGAAGATATTGACGCAGCAATTGAAAAAATAAAGAAATATGATTGTGTTATACAATTAATGGATGCTAGAGCTATAGGTGGCAAGAGACATGTTAAGCATGCTGTGATACATGCATTAAATGCCATGAAAAGAAATGAAAACATTGCAAATGATTTAGGCATTGAAATTTGTGTTAGAACTGCTGGAGAAAGGCAAATATCAAAAGCATTAGACATTGTTGGAATAAAAGATGATACAGAAGAGTTTTGTGCTGTATTTTTAGGATGCGATGAAGATATTATAGAAGAATTTATTAAAGATTTTGGATTTGAAAAGAACAATGAAGTACTGAAACCCAACGAAAGTTATTTAAAAAAGTTATATAATCTTGGAAAAGAAGTTGAAGTTGTTGGAGTTGAAAATGCCTTAATAGAAAGAACTACTCTTTTGACAATTGAAGTTTAG
- a CDS encoding (R)-citramalate synthase (COGs: COG0119 Isopropylmalate/homocitrate/citramalate synthase~InterPro IPR000891: IPR002034: IPR011830: IPR013709: IPR 013785~KEGG: mth:MTH723 (R)-citramalate synthase~PFAM: pyruvate carboxyltransferase; LeuA allosteric (dimerisation) domain~SPTR: O26819 (R)-citramalate synthase~TIGRFAM: isopropylmalate/citramalate/homocitrate synthase~PFAM: LeuA allosteric (dimerisation) domain; HMGL-like~TIGRFAM: isopropylmalate/citramalate/homocitrate synthases) has product MKVKILDTTLRDGEQTPGVSLTPEEKLRIAIKLDSIGVDIIEAGSAITSAGERDAIKKIASEGLSAEICSFARALKQDIDSAIECDVDSIHLVIPTSDIHIQYKMRKTKNEILEQAIESVEYALEHGLVVELSAEDATRSDFNFLKKIFTEGINAGAQRICACDTVGVLTPERAYDFYKKLSKLDVPLAAHCHNDFGLATANSLSAIRAGANEVHVTVNGIGERAGNAALEEVVVALHSLYNIKTNIKINELYETSKMVARLTGMYLQPNKAIVGENAFAHESGIHANGVIKKAETYEPITPEMVGHKRRFVLGKHIGRSLLKKHLERLKVKVNDKQLNEIFQRIKELGDKGKCVTDADLQAITEDVLGIPSKKIVEVQEVTVVSGNKVTPTASVKLKINGKEILESSTGVGPVDAAIKAMKKCLDYFADISLEEYHVDAITGGTDALIDVMVKLKYKDKIISARSTQPDIVMASVDAFVSGANRLLLEVYENENIRA; this is encoded by the coding sequence TTGAAAGTTAAAATACTTGATACAACATTACGTGATGGAGAACAAACGCCAGGAGTATCATTGACACCAGAAGAAAAGCTTAGAATAGCCATAAAATTAGATTCTATAGGTGTAGATATAATAGAAGCAGGTTCTGCAATTACTTCAGCAGGGGAAAGGGATGCCATTAAAAAAATAGCTTCAGAAGGACTTTCTGCAGAAATATGTAGTTTTGCACGAGCATTAAAACAAGATATAGATTCTGCAATAGAATGTGACGTTGATAGTATACATCTAGTTATTCCTACATCTGATATCCATATACAATACAAAATGCGAAAAACCAAAAATGAAATTTTAGAACAGGCAATCGAATCTGTTGAATATGCTTTAGAGCATGGATTAGTGGTGGAGTTATCAGCTGAAGATGCAACAAGAAGTGATTTCAATTTTTTAAAAAAAATATTTACTGAAGGAATAAATGCAGGAGCACAAAGAATATGTGCTTGTGACACAGTTGGCGTTTTAACACCAGAAAGGGCATATGATTTTTACAAAAAATTAAGTAAATTAGATGTACCTCTTGCTGCACATTGTCATAACGATTTTGGATTAGCTACTGCAAATTCATTGTCAGCAATAAGAGCTGGTGCAAATGAAGTTCATGTAACTGTAAATGGTATAGGTGAGAGAGCTGGTAATGCAGCTCTTGAGGAAGTCGTAGTTGCATTACACTCACTTTACAATATTAAAACTAATATCAAAATAAATGAGCTTTATGAAACATCAAAAATGGTAGCAAGATTAACAGGTATGTATTTACAGCCAAACAAGGCAATAGTTGGCGAAAATGCATTTGCACATGAATCAGGAATACATGCAAATGGTGTAATTAAAAAAGCAGAAACTTATGAACCAATAACTCCAGAGATGGTTGGACATAAGCGTAGATTTGTACTTGGAAAACATATAGGGAGAAGTTTATTAAAAAAACATTTAGAAAGGTTAAAAGTTAAAGTAAATGATAAGCAGTTAAATGAAATATTTCAAAGAATTAAAGAGTTGGGAGATAAAGGTAAATGTGTAACTGATGCGGATCTTCAGGCAATAACAGAAGATGTGTTAGGTATACCTTCTAAGAAGATTGTTGAAGTTCAGGAGGTAACAGTAGTATCTGGAAATAAAGTAACTCCAACAGCTTCTGTTAAACTCAAAATAAACGGGAAGGAGATTCTTGAATCAAGCACTGGAGTAGGACCAGTAGATGCCGCAATAAAAGCTATGAAAAAATGTTTAGACTATTTTGCAGATATTTCCTTGGAGGAATATCATGTAGATGCAATAACTGGCGGAACAGATGCTTTAATTGATGTAATGGTTAAATTAAAATATAAAGACAAAATAATATCTGCAAGGAGTACGCAACCAGATATTGTCATGGCTAGTGTGGATGCATTTGTAAGTGGTGCTAACAGATTATTACTGGAAGTCTATGAGAATGAAAATATTAGGGCTTAA
- a CDS encoding putative RNA methylase (COGs: COG1041 DNA modification methylase~InterPro IPR004114: IPR002052: IPR002296: IPR005885: IPR 000241~KEGG: mth:MTH724 methyltransferase related protein~PFAM: putative RNA methylase; THUMP domain protein~SPTR: O26820 Putative RNA methyltransferase MTH_724~PFAM: Putative RNA methylase family UPF0020; THUMP domain~TIGRFAM: conserved hypothetical protein TIGR01177): MEFLLILSREHPKIPYSEVKAVLDVECNNYNVKYQKDGIMVVSSDEDVGEILVNRLAYAHEVSKLLFMTNIENLKDKILKVDWDSILGQTFAVRVKRINSEISSREMEVKIGGIIDRLSSSKVNLENPESFVRVVFNDSKVFFGIRIGKINKKHFNIAKPHKRPFFHPSSLDPKIARCMVNLARVKKGEKILDPFCGAGGVLIEAGMIGIKVIGCDIDKKMVKGAIENLKYFGIKDFKVFQEDARKIKLKEKVDAIVTDPPYGISTSTKGEELSKLYYEFLLSAKDNLKDNGILCMASPHFVDIDKIIGKTKFKILERYEIRLHKSLTRIINVLKKFNEKGEN, translated from the coding sequence ATGGAATTTCTTTTAATTTTATCCCGGGAGCACCCAAAAATACCATATTCTGAAGTAAAGGCAGTTTTGGACGTTGAATGCAACAACTACAACGTAAAGTATCAAAAAGATGGTATAATGGTAGTTTCAAGTGATGAAGATGTTGGTGAAATACTTGTAAATAGGCTTGCTTATGCACACGAAGTATCTAAGTTACTTTTCATGACAAATATTGAAAATTTAAAAGATAAAATATTAAAAGTTGATTGGGATTCTATACTTGGCCAAACATTTGCAGTAAGAGTAAAAAGAATAAATTCTGAAATTAGTTCTAGAGAGATGGAAGTGAAGATAGGTGGTATAATCGATAGATTGTCGAGTTCAAAAGTAAATCTCGAAAATCCAGAAAGTTTTGTCAGAGTAGTGTTCAATGATTCAAAGGTTTTTTTTGGTATAAGGATTGGTAAAATAAATAAAAAACATTTTAATATTGCCAAACCCCATAAAAGACCGTTTTTCCATCCTTCTTCATTAGATCCAAAAATTGCACGGTGTATGGTAAATCTTGCTAGAGTTAAAAAAGGTGAAAAAATTTTAGATCCATTTTGCGGTGCTGGCGGTGTATTAATAGAAGCAGGGATGATAGGAATTAAAGTAATTGGATGTGATATTGATAAAAAAATGGTTAAAGGAGCAATAGAAAATTTGAAATATTTTGGAATAAAAGATTTTAAAGTGTTCCAGGAAGATGCAAGAAAAATAAAATTAAAGGAAAAGGTAGATGCAATAGTTACAGATCCACCATATGGTATATCTACATCTACTAAAGGTGAGGAATTATCTAAACTTTATTATGAATTTTTACTTTCAGCAAAAGATAATCTTAAAGACAATGGAATCTTATGTATGGCATCCCCTCACTTTGTGGACATTGATAAAATAATTGGGAAAACAAAATTTAAAATCCTTGAAAGATATGAAATAAGGTTACATAAAAGCTTGACAAGGATAATAAATGTTCTAAAAAAATTTAATGAGAAGGGAGAAAATTGA
- a CDS encoding geranylgeranyl reductase (COGs: COG0644 Dehydrogenase (flavoprotein)~InterPro IPR003042: IPR011777: IPR006076~KEGG: mth:MTH725 hypothetical protein~PFAM: FAD dependent oxidoreductase~SPTR: O26821 Conserved protein~TIGRFAM: geranylgeranyl reductase~PFAM: Pyridine nucleotide-disulphide oxidoreductase~TIGRFAM: geranylgeranyl reductase family), translated as MKYDVIVIGAGPIGSTVARFLAEEGFNVCIYEKKKQVGLPLQCAGLVSRKISKLNPLPENVIINKVRKARAYSPSNISINVSKEDYVGYVIDRVKYDQYLLNKAIENGVDVFLGHKVEKINHDDAKVYVKNKIVKAKFVVDASGYNSKAVSKLIPAIQYLVEIDNIEKDCVEIHLFSKLLPGFAWMIPLSKKLARIGLLSGNKKDLYRIMDKYKVKGVLEKYRGFVPVPEFKKIYNGRTILIGDAASQVKPTTYGGLILGFSAAKIATEVLKEAIEENNPKILKKYHEEYYKKYGKELRIQLLIKKILSLMNDKQLDYLFRKIKENNIEELLSKYGDMDKYSKLFKEVIKKNLSLLIPESVWQRTWNFF; from the coding sequence ATGAAATATGATGTCATTGTAATTGGAGCTGGACCTATAGGTTCTACAGTTGCTAGATTTTTAGCCGAAGAAGGGTTTAATGTTTGTATATATGAAAAGAAAAAACAAGTAGGTCTTCCACTCCAATGTGCTGGATTAGTATCAAGAAAAATATCAAAATTAAATCCCCTACCTGAAAATGTTATAATAAATAAGGTTAGGAAAGCCAGAGCATATTCACCATCTAATATATCTATAAATGTTTCTAAAGAAGATTATGTTGGATATGTGATAGATAGAGTAAAATATGATCAATATTTGTTGAACAAAGCCATTGAAAATGGTGTTGATGTATTTTTGGGACATAAAGTAGAAAAAATAAATCATGATGATGCCAAAGTATATGTAAAAAACAAAATTGTGAAAGCAAAGTTCGTAGTTGATGCAAGTGGGTATAATTCTAAGGCTGTTTCAAAACTAATCCCTGCCATTCAATATTTAGTTGAAATCGATAATATCGAGAAAGATTGTGTGGAAATACATTTATTTTCTAAATTACTCCCAGGATTTGCATGGATGATACCTTTATCAAAAAAATTGGCAAGAATAGGATTATTGTCAGGAAATAAAAAAGATCTATACAGAATAATGGATAAATATAAGGTGAAAGGCGTGTTAGAAAAATACAGAGGGTTTGTACCTGTTCCAGAATTTAAAAAAATATACAATGGTAGAACAATATTAATTGGAGATGCAGCATCACAAGTGAAACCAACAACTTATGGTGGATTAATATTGGGTTTTTCAGCTGCAAAAATAGCTACAGAAGTACTTAAAGAAGCCATTGAAGAAAATAATCCTAAAATATTAAAGAAATATCATGAAGAATATTACAAAAAATATGGTAAAGAACTTAGAATACAATTATTAATCAAAAAAATTTTAAGTTTAATGAATGATAAACAACTAGATTACCTATTCAGGAAAATTAAAGAAAATAATATTGAGGAATTATTATCTAAATATGGTGATATGGACAAATATTCAAAGTTATTTAAAGAAGTTATCAAAAAAAATCTATCATTATTAATTCCAGAATCTGTGTGGCAGAGAACATGGAATTTCTTTTAA
- a CDS encoding membrane-flanked domain protein (InterPro IPR005182~KEGG: mst:Msp_1321 hypothetical protein~PFAM: membrane-flanked domain~SPTR: Q2NEQ5 Hypothetical membrane-spanning protein~PFAM: Bacterial membrane flanked domain) produces MENIVYKTRPNIILYTNLPVKLIFLLILIYLFPLAMNFLYDIEKTLIPLPLITLLTYIFAFIGIILILSIFLDFLSWKFTNYILTDHRLIVESGFLRKERAYIHYPKIVDITIHQGIIDRMFNVGDMEIRGGHDIAPLILRKIPRPEEFEEKINQLISSYESKK; encoded by the coding sequence ATGGAGAATATTGTTTATAAAACACGTCCAAATATAATACTTTACACAAATTTACCAGTGAAATTGATATTCCTTTTAATTTTAATATATTTATTTCCATTAGCTATGAATTTTCTTTATGACATTGAGAAAACACTAATACCTCTACCTCTAATAACATTGCTGACTTATATTTTCGCATTCATTGGTATTATTCTTATATTATCAATATTCTTGGATTTCCTATCTTGGAAATTCACAAACTATATACTAACAGATCATAGATTGATAGTTGAGAGTGGTTTTCTTAGAAAAGAGAGGGCCTACATACATTATCCTAAAATAGTGGATATAACAATACATCAAGGAATAATTGATAGGATGTTCAACGTAGGTGACATGGAGATTAGAGGTGGCCATGATATTGCACCACTTATTTTGAGAAAAATTCCAAGACCAGAAGAATTTGAGGAAAAGATAAATCAACTGATATCATCTTATGAATCAAAAAAATAA
- a CDS encoding ApbE family lipoprotein (COGs: COG2122 conserved hypothetical protein~InterPro IPR007183: IPR003374~KEGG: mth:MTH727 hypothetical protein~PFAM: ApbE family lipoprotein~SPTR: O26823 UPF0280 protein MTH_727~PFAM: ApbE family) codes for MIHENIRIEETNINLITDIVNHNLYSFIISQRTKLKNYIYRNPYFLISFEPVSIDDSSPKIVKLMAKASRKAGVGPMASVAGTISQLSLEYLIRKGSRQSIVDNGGDISLINKRKKVIVGLYAGDSPFSGKIGFKIKKNKKPLGICTSSGTVGHSISFGRADAVTVFAENASVADAIATSIGNYATGKKDDEALQNALDRADDLKEHFKGVLIIVGEHAGVVGKIPKLVATNKKVVLSELWEI; via the coding sequence ATGATCCATGAAAATATAAGGATAGAAGAGACAAACATAAATTTGATTACAGACATTGTTAATCATAATTTATATTCTTTTATTATATCTCAAAGAACAAAACTTAAAAACTACATTTATAGAAATCCGTATTTTTTAATTTCCTTTGAACCTGTTTCTATAGATGATTCGTCGCCAAAAATTGTTAAATTGATGGCAAAGGCTAGTAGGAAGGCAGGAGTAGGCCCAATGGCCTCTGTTGCTGGAACTATTTCACAACTCTCATTGGAATATCTAATTAGGAAAGGCTCTAGGCAAAGTATTGTAGATAATGGTGGTGATATAAGTTTAATAAATAAAAGGAAAAAGGTTATTGTAGGTCTTTATGCTGGAGATTCACCATTTTCAGGTAAAATAGGGTTCAAAATTAAAAAAAATAAAAAACCTTTGGGAATATGTACATCTTCAGGAACTGTAGGTCATTCAATAAGTTTTGGTAGAGCAGATGCAGTAACTGTTTTTGCAGAAAATGCTAGTGTTGCAGATGCAATTGCAACTTCAATAGGAAATTATGCAACAGGTAAAAAAGATGATGAAGCTTTACAGAATGCACTAGATAGAGCAGATGACCTTAAGGAACATTTTAAAGGTGTTTTGATAATTGTGGGTGAACATGCAGGCGTAGTTGGTAAAATACCTAAACTAGTCGCTACAAATAAAAAGGTTGTCTTAAGTGAATTATGGGAAATATAA
- a CDS encoding Proteasome-activating nucleotidase (COGs: COG1222 ATP-dependent 26S proteasome regulatory subunit~InterPro IPR003593: IPR003960: IPR005937: IPR003959~KEGG: mth:MTH728 proteasome-activating nucleotidase~PFAM: AAA ATPase central domain protein~PRIAM: Adenosinetriphosphatase~SMART: AAA ATPase~SPTR: O26824 Proteasome-activating nucleotidase~TIGRFAM: 26S proteasome subunit P45 family~PFAM: ATPase family associated with various cellular activities (AAA)~TIGRFAM: 26S proteasome subunit P45 family), with translation MRDSPAQLFKRIENLKKEIRMLREENKRIKRNLMWKIRKLEKDKLLIENEKMRLDREVRSLRSEIERLRTPPLVIGTVTEILDDERVAVKSSTGPYFVVNRPKNLDGKKIEPGTRVALNQQTFNIVDVLPSEKDPAVVGMEVEKRPEVGYDQIGGLKKQIREVRETVELPLKKPELFEKVGIEPPKGVLLYGPPGTGKTLLAKAVAHETNATFIKVVASEFVRKYIGEGARLVREVFELAKEKSPSIIFIDEIDAVAARRLRSSTSGDREVQRTLMQLLAELDGFESRGNVGIIAATNRPDILDPALLRPGRFDRLIEVPLPDEEGRKEILKIHTKDMSLADDVDISSLAKMTEGSSGADIKAICTEAGMFAIRDGREEVTMSDFIKAIDKILTVERKEDFRKETGVMFG, from the coding sequence ATGCGAGATTCTCCTGCACAATTATTCAAAAGAATTGAAAATCTTAAAAAAGAAATAAGGATGCTCAGAGAGGAGAATAAACGAATCAAAAGGAATTTAATGTGGAAAATCAGGAAACTAGAGAAGGATAAATTATTAATAGAAAACGAAAAAATGAGACTGGACAGAGAAGTTAGGTCATTGAGAAGTGAAATTGAAAGACTTAGGACACCGCCATTAGTAATAGGCACTGTCACTGAAATATTGGACGACGAAAGAGTGGCAGTGAAAAGTAGTACAGGACCATATTTTGTTGTTAATCGTCCAAAAAATTTAGATGGTAAAAAAATAGAACCTGGAACAAGAGTTGCCCTTAATCAACAAACATTTAACATAGTAGATGTTCTACCAAGTGAGAAAGATCCTGCAGTTGTTGGAATGGAAGTTGAAAAGAGACCAGAAGTTGGATATGATCAAATTGGCGGATTGAAAAAACAAATTAGGGAAGTTAGAGAAACAGTGGAATTACCACTTAAAAAACCAGAACTATTTGAAAAAGTAGGTATAGAACCTCCAAAAGGTGTACTCCTATATGGACCACCTGGAACTGGAAAAACATTGCTAGCAAAGGCTGTTGCCCATGAAACAAATGCAACATTCATAAAAGTGGTTGCTTCAGAATTTGTCAGGAAATATATTGGAGAAGGAGCAAGATTAGTAAGAGAAGTTTTTGAGTTAGCTAAAGAAAAGTCACCAAGTATAATTTTCATAGATGAAATAGATGCTGTAGCTGCCAGAAGATTAAGAAGCTCCACATCTGGTGATAGAGAAGTTCAGAGGACCTTAATGCAGCTATTAGCAGAACTTGATGGCTTTGAATCAAGAGGAAATGTTGGTATAATTGCAGCTACAAATAGACCAGATATTTTAGATCCTGCACTACTAAGACCCGGAAGATTTGACAGATTAATAGAAGTACCTCTACCAGATGAGGAAGGTAGAAAAGAGATATTAAAGATTCATACAAAAGACATGTCTTTAGCTGACGATGTTGATATATCATCATTAGCTAAGATGACTGAAGGTTCATCAGGTGCAGATATAAAGGCTATTTGTACTGAAGCAGGAATGTTTGCAATTAGAGATGGAAGAGAAGAAGTAACCATGAGTGACTTCATTAAAGCTATTGATAAGATTTTAACTGTCGAAAGAAAAGAGGATTTCAGAAAAGAAACTGGAGTGATGTTTGGATAA
- a CDS encoding Oligosaccharyl transferase STT3 subunit (InterPro IPR008930: IPR003674~KEGG: tsi:TSIB_0270 putative membrane-bound dolichyl-phosphate-mannose-protein mannosyltransferase~PFAM: Oligosaccharyl transferase STT3 subunit~SPTR: B5IVE5 Oligosaccharyl transferase STT3 subunit family), producing MSNLKINVSKYLLIILMIAFFTRLIPSKLTILVGNDAYVHKDIVIRLANEGLGILSWNLKSITGISQYGYPVLFHLLSLAIYKIFQTKLVFFLIPPVLSIFTIFIFYKMACEIFNNKKIGLASTFLFAFAPSYFVRTSIFIPESLGLFFFISILYLLVKYIKSIEGHENLKNFELRNFFKIFTGEKKIIVAAIALFILYVFTHRGWVFLLLTLLLLLLVFLLPSIKKEPKLLPIIVILLALFGFIFIKNAERLQTQTVAFLGFFKWLGAIQLVLGVYAIFKYFKSNNPIYKFIVLWAILFIFAGAYSFRFRDPYLAIPICILAGPILLKFINTIKSFKINKKLKPFVLLLLLSIVVLQGVAVSYSSVAKPTERHLAAFNFIKDNTPKNSIFLASRDDAYLLVGETERKDIILQKSVYQGLFDKPPSLNEVRTVQNDVNEMLNSPLLNEVYFLLEKYNVTYIYLAKGTYNNSTLSKYMAFDPHFKPLFISRDAIVYQYVAEPKLTRKEKLNINEKSIKFIEEFWNGYSYSDTIGTSLYNDTLDIEFRDVFPGSPDLNAMISLLYNNLSEKYPELKTRSEYIIDWLACKQLDNGSFVGGTSPPEEYTLTTMSTIYPLLQFNSGNEKHRIIVKKGIEYVESQTSKDSIQVSNFYENSNDYLSLKTDSQVSGMYPKNKKGIIEKVISKQREDGSWYDETYKNIGILKGLCLYYNYTKDPRVLDSIKKGAKWLKSHQTNFGKFKDDGNPEYCISQYADACIVYHVAGDESSMKKTLNYIFSKKIEDDPTPLRSYLTLIYDLSMIYGNEKALNLAERII from the coding sequence ATGAGTAATTTGAAAATAAATGTATCAAAATATCTCCTAATAATTCTAATGATAGCATTTTTCACAAGATTGATTCCAAGCAAGCTTACAATACTTGTAGGCAATGATGCTTATGTTCACAAGGATATTGTTATAAGATTAGCAAATGAAGGATTAGGAATTTTGTCATGGAACCTGAAATCTATAACAGGAATAAGTCAATATGGTTATCCTGTTCTTTTCCACCTTCTTTCTTTAGCAATTTATAAAATTTTTCAAACAAAACTAGTATTTTTCTTAATACCTCCTGTTTTAAGTATTTTCACAATATTTATATTTTATAAAATGGCATGTGAAATTTTCAATAATAAAAAGATAGGACTTGCATCTACATTTTTATTTGCTTTTGCTCCATCCTATTTTGTAAGGACGTCTATATTCATACCAGAATCTTTAGGACTTTTCTTCTTTATTTCTATACTTTATTTACTTGTAAAGTATATAAAATCCATAGAAGGGCATGAGAATTTAAAAAATTTTGAATTAAGAAACTTTTTTAAAATATTTACAGGAGAAAAAAAAATTATAGTTGCAGCAATAGCATTGTTTATATTATATGTTTTTACACATAGAGGGTGGGTATTCCTCCTTCTTACTTTACTTCTTTTACTCCTGGTTTTCTTATTACCATCAATTAAAAAAGAACCAAAATTATTGCCTATAATTGTCATATTATTAGCTTTATTTGGTTTTATATTTATTAAAAATGCAGAAAGGTTACAAACACAAACTGTAGCATTTTTAGGGTTTTTCAAATGGTTAGGTGCCATTCAATTAGTTTTAGGCGTATATGCAATTTTTAAATATTTTAAATCTAATAATCCAATTTATAAATTTATAGTTTTGTGGGCAATATTATTTATTTTTGCTGGTGCATATTCCTTTAGATTTAGGGATCCATATTTAGCAATTCCTATATGTATTTTGGCAGGTCCTATACTATTAAAATTTATAAATACTATAAAATCCTTCAAAATAAATAAAAAATTGAAACCATTTGTTTTATTATTGCTTTTATCAATAGTTGTTTTACAAGGCGTTGCTGTATCTTATTCAAGTGTCGCAAAACCAACAGAAAGGCATTTAGCTGCTTTCAATTTTATAAAAGACAACACGCCAAAAAATTCAATTTTCCTTGCTAGTAGGGACGATGCATATTTACTAGTAGGTGAGACTGAAAGAAAAGATATTATTTTACAAAAAAGTGTGTATCAAGGGTTATTTGATAAACCACCTTCACTTAATGAGGTACGTACTGTCCAAAACGATGTTAATGAAATGCTAAATTCTCCATTATTAAATGAAGTTTATTTCCTGTTAGAGAAATATAATGTTACATATATATATTTAGCTAAAGGAACTTACAATAATTCAACGTTAAGTAAATATATGGCATTTGATCCACATTTTAAACCATTATTCATCTCCAGAGATGCAATAGTTTATCAATATGTGGCAGAACCGAAACTAACAAGAAAAGAAAAATTAAACATCAATGAAAAAAGCATAAAATTTATTGAAGAATTTTGGAATGGATATTCATATTCTGATACAATAGGTACTTCTCTATACAATGACACATTGGATATCGAGTTTAGAGATGTTTTTCCAGGAAGTCCTGACTTGAATGCTATGATTTCTCTACTCTACAATAATCTCTCTGAAAAATACCCCGAGTTAAAAACAAGGTCAGAATATATAATAGATTGGTTAGCTTGTAAGCAATTAGATAATGGATCTTTTGTTGGTGGGACAAGTCCACCAGAAGAATATACGCTTACAACTATGAGTACAATATATCCTCTACTTCAATTTAATTCTGGGAATGAGAAACATAGGATAATAGTTAAAAAAGGAATTGAATATGTTGAGTCCCAGACATCGAAGGATTCTATTCAGGTTTCGAACTTTTATGAAAATTCCAATGATTATTTAAGTTTAAAAACAGATTCTCAAGTTAGTGGCATGTATCCAAAAAATAAAAAGGGAATTATCGAGAAAGTAATATCAAAACAAAGAGAAGATGGCTCATGGTATGATGAAACATATAAAAACATTGGAATTTTAAAAGGTTTATGTCTCTACTATAATTATACGAAAGATCCTAGGGTGTTAGATAGTATAAAAAAAGGTGCTAAATGGCTTAAATCACATCAAACAAACTTTGGTAAATTTAAAGATGATGGTAATCCAGAATATTGTATAAGTCAATATGCAGATGCCTGCATTGTATACCATGTTGCAGGCGATGAAAGTTCAATGAAAAAAACATTGAATTATATATTTTCAAAGAAAATAGAAGATGATCCAACACCTCTAAGATCCTATCTAACTTTAATTTATGATCTTAGCATGATTTATGGTAATGAAAAAGCATTGAATTTAGCAGAAAGAATAATATGA